In one Cercospora beticola chromosome 1, complete sequence genomic region, the following are encoded:
- a CDS encoding uncharacterized protein (BUSCO:EOG09264XYD) has product MVFYFTSNIVDPPAFIYVGKDKVENEDLIAHGWNEDVWFHVDNLSSAHVYLRMRDGETWDRIPQELLNDCAQLTKANSIEGNKKDNITVIYTPWSNLKKSGNMATGQVGFHNNKLVKRVYVEKRENAIVNRLNKTKVEKYPDLRQEKADRENGERKKERIAAQAKKKEEARLAEERKQLKWQKEHMYDDVHTEDQMRSNEDGFDEDDFM; this is encoded by the exons ATGGTCTTCTACTTCACCAGCAACATCGTCGACCCGCCGGCCTTCATCTACGTCGGCAAAGACAAAGTCGAGA ACGAGGATCTCATCGCCCACGGCTGGAACGAAGATGTCTGGTTCCATGTCGACAACCTGAGTTCCGCTCACGTCTACCTTCGAATGCGCGATGGCGAAACCTGGGATCGCATTCCACAGGAGCTACTCAACGACTGCGCCCAGCTCACCAAAGCCAACAGTATCGAGGGAAACAAAAAGGATAACATTACTGTCATCTACACGCCATGGAGCAATCTGAAAAAGAGCGGCAATATGGCTACGGGCCAGGTCGGGTTCCATAACAACAAATTGGTCAAGAGGGTATATGTGGAGAAGCGGGAGAATGCCATTGTGAACCGCTTGAACAAGACCAAGGTGGAGAAATATCCCGATCTGCGGCAGGAGAAGGCAGATCGTGAGAatggagagagaaagaaggagaggatAGCTGCGCAGGCAAAG aagaaagaagaagcccGCCTTGCAGAGGAGCGAAAGCAACTCAAGTGGCAGAAAGAGCACATGTATGACGACGTGCATACCGAGGATCAGATGAGGAGCAACGAAGACGGTTTCGACGAAGATGACTTTATGTGA
- a CDS encoding uncharacterized protein (MEROPS:MER0003564), whose protein sequence is MDEKDLVQYLTDDPPTVCPLAIKPHFDALSPQEKKYAHYISRAAFSGTRVNLRQVSDESEPIYDLIVDLHKRSNGDWKALLSEAGISDDHLKHFLSFSAQFLGNTGNYKSFGDSKFIPRIPKEKFAALAKTSENASRLFQQVEGVLYDSSSVPQLHLGYPEQGHISTYYPDSPGIKTAEIAAISDFFKEKQLMPENTRLRKTSAGDFELLVASAVTEPAQRDLKETEWTVDGKKVRLVFGDHAVEMGKIARNLAEAKKYALNGDEDKMHGEYVKAFHDGSMLAHLESQRHWIRDKGPIVETNIGFIETYRDPHGIRGEWEGFVAMVNKERTAAFGRLVESAPAQIPKLPWPAAFEKDRFLSPDFTSLEVLTFAGSGIPAGINIPNYDVVRQTEGFKNVSLGNVISAAAPKEPTPFIRKEDQELWDKYKDAAFEVQVGLHELLGHGCGKLLQETEPGVYNFDVKNPPLNPWTGKPIATWYKPGETWGTVFGGEGPSYEECRAESVAMSLCPDYSILSIFGFGDGKEDINSVAGDVLYICYLQMARAGVAALQFWEPSTQKHGQAHMKARFALLNVFLEAGKEFCELRYTKDDLSDVEIYLDRTKIESHGRPAVNRFLQKLNVYKATADQKEGLEFYKKYTTVDEWFATKLRPEVVRQAKPRKVFVQANTFLEGDNVVLKEYDATPEGLIQSFADRDYI, encoded by the exons ATGGACGAAAAAGACCTCGTCCAGTACCTGACTGATGATCCGCCTACCGTTTGCCCACTGGCAATCAAGCCCCACTTTGACGCCTT GTCACcacaggagaagaagtatgCTCACTATATCAGTCGAGCGGCCTTTTCAGGGACTCGTGTCAATTTGCGCCAGGTCTCAGACGAGTCAGAACC CATCTAC GACTTGATCGTGGATCTTCATAAGCGTTCCAATGGGGACTGGAAAGCATTGCTGTCCGAAGCTGGCATTTCCGACGACCATTTGAAGCACTTCCTATCATTCTCTGCCCAGTTCTTAGGGAACACTGGAAA CTACAAATCCTTCGGCGACTCGAAGTTCATTCCAC GTATCCCAAAAGAGAAATTTGCCGCACTCGCGAAGACATCTGAAAACGCTTCACGTCTATTTCAGCAAGTCGAGGGCGTGCTCTACGACTCAAGCTCGGTGCCACAATTGCATCTAGGATATCCGGAACAAGGCCACATTTCGACATACTATCCCGACTCTCCAGGCATCAAGACTGCGGAGATCGCTGCGATCTCAGACTTCTTCAAGGAGAAACAGCTCATGCCTGAGAACACTCGACTTCGCAAGACTTCTGCCGGGGACTTTGAGTTGCTCGTTGCATCAGCAGTCACTGAGCCCGCACAACGTGATCTCAAGGAGACGGAGTGGACTGTCGATGGCAAGAAAGTCCGTCTTGTCTTCGGCGACCATGCTGTGGAGATGGGCAAGATCGCTCGTAATTTGGCAGAAGCCAAGAAGTATGCTCTTAATGGCGATGAGGACAAGATGCACGGAGAATACGTCAAAGCTTTCCACGACGGATCCATGCTTGCACACCTTGAGTCACAGCGGCACTGGATCAGAGACAAG GGCCCCATCGTGGAGACCAACATCGGTTTCATTGAGACATACAGAGATCC GCACGGCATCCGTGGAGAGTGGGAAGGCTTCGTGGCGATGGTCAACAAGGAGAGGACCGCTGCATTTGGCAGGC TCGTTGAGTCAGCACCTGC ACAAATCCCAAAACTCCCCTGGCCCGCGGCATTTGAGAA GGATCGGTTCCTGAGCCCGGATTTCACCTCTCTCGAAGTCTTAACATTTGCGGGCTCTGGAATTCCAGCTGGTATAAACATACCCAATTACGATGTCGTCCGACAGACGGAGGGCTTCAAGAATGTCAGTTTGGGCAATGTGATTTCTGCCGCTGCGCCAAAGGAACCGACACCCTTCATTCGGAAAGAAGACCAGGAGCTGTGGGACAAGTACAAGGATGCAGCTTTCGAGGTCCAAGTTGGTCTGCACGAACTCCTTGGACACG GCTGTGGCAAGCTTCTGCAGGAGACCGAGCCAGGCGTTTACAACTTCGACGTGAAGAACCCTCCACTCAATCCATGGACTGGGAAGCCCATCGCTACTTG GTACAAACCAGGTGAGACTTGGGGTACAGTCTTCGGCGGCGAAGGTCCCAGCTACGAAGAGTGTCGAGCAGAGTCAGTTGCCATGTCTCTGTGTCCAGACTACAGCATCCTGTCAATCTTTGGCTTCGGAGATGGCAAAGAAGACATCAACAGTGTGGCAGGAGATGTGCTCTACATCTGTTACCTGCAAATGGCTCGTGCTGGAGTTGCTGCTCTGCAGTTCTGGGAGCCATCCACGCAGAAGCACGGCCAAGCACACATGAAGGCTCGATTCGCTCTGCTGAACGTCTTCCTTGAGGCTGGCAAGGAATTCTGCGAGCTGCGCTACACCAAGGACGATCTTTCGGATGTTGAGATCTATCTCGACAGGACCAAGATTGAAAGCCATGGCCGACCAGCCGTGAATCGATTTTTGCAGAAGCTCAACGTCTACAAGGCTACAGCAGACCAGAAAGAGGGTCTGGAGTTCTACAAGAAGTACACGACTGTGGACGAGTGGTTCGCGACTAAGTTGCGTCCAGAAGTCGTCCGTCAAGCCAAGCCGCGCAAGGTATTCGTCCAGGCCAACACCTTCCTTGAGGGTGACAATGTGGTCTTGAAGGAGTACGATGCCACACCAGAGGGTTTGATTCAGAGCTTCGCGGATCGCGATTACATTTGA
- the INO1 gene encoding Myo-inositol-1-phosphate synthase, with protein sequence MAPHANDSEGFSANNPTATTQRANVNDFSVEAPHVQYSNEDILSKYHYRTTEVRRVNGKYVAKPKQTNYDFKTKSHVGKVGVMLVGLGGNNGTTVTAGIIANRRKLTWETREGPRAANYYGSVVMSSTVKLGTDAESGEDVNIPLQSMLPMVHPDDLVVGGWDISGMDLASAMDRAQVLEPTLKQLVKKEMAGMKPLPSIYYPDFIASNQGDRADNVIPGSKACLEHVEHIRADIRNFKSSNSLDKVIILWTANTERYAEVIPGVNDTADNLMASIEAGHEEVSPSTVFAVASILENAPFVNGSPQNTFVPGCIQLAEKHNAFIGGDDFKSGQTKMKSALVDFLINAGIKLTSIASYNHLGNNDGKNLSSQKQFRSKEISKSNVVDDMVAANNVLYEKDEHPDHTVVIKYMPAVGDNKRALDEYYAEIFMGGHQTISIFNVCEDSLLASPLIIDLVILTELFTRIQWRHDGEQDYKSFHSVLSVLSYMLKAPLTPPGTPVVNALGKQRSALINILKACVGLEPENDMTLEHKLDC encoded by the coding sequence ATGGCACCTCACGCCAATGACTCGGAGGGCTTCTCCGCCAACAACCCAACGGCAACAACACAGCGTGCCAATGTGAACGACTTCAGTGTCGAAGCACCCCATGTCCAGTACTCCAATGAAGATATTCTCAGCAAGTACCATTACCGCACAACCGAGGTTCGGCGCGTGAATGGGAAGTATGTCGCCAAGCCCAAGCAGACCAACTACGACTTCAAGACCAAGAGCCATGTCGGAAAGGTCGGTGTCATGCTCGTCGGACTTGGTGGCAACAATGGCACCACCGTCACTGCTGGCATCATCGCCAATCGCCGCAAGCTCACATGGGAGACGCGTGAGGGCCCGCGCGCTGCAAACTACTACGGCTCAGTTGTCATGTCTTCTACAGTCAAACTTGGCACTGATGCTGAGAGTGGTGAGGATGTCAACATTCCTCTTCAAAGCATGCTTCCCATGGTGCATCCTGATGACCTGGTCGTCGGCGGTTGGGATATCAGTGGTATGGATCTTGCCTCTGCGATGGACCGCGCACAAGTTCTAGAGCCGACTTTGAAGCAACTGGTGAAGAAAGAGATGGCCGGCATGAAGCCGCTgccaagtatatactacccaGACTTCATCGCTTCAAACCAAGGCGACCGAGCAGACAATGTCATTCCGGGATCCAAAGCATGCTTGGAGCATGTTGAGCACATTCGTGCTGATATTCGCAACTTCAAATCCTCCAACAGCCTCGACAAGGTCATCATTCTATGGACGGCAAACACCGAGCGTTACGCTGAGGTGATCCCAGGCGTCAACGACACCGCAGACAACTTGATGGCTTCCATTGAGGCTGGGCACGAAGAAGTATCACCATCTACTGTCTTTGCAGTTGCAAGTATCCTGGAGAATGCGCCTTTCGTCAACGGATCGCCGCAAAATACTTTTGTCCCTGGCTGTATCCAGCTTGCGGAGAAGCACAATGCCTTCATTGGGGGCGACGATTTCAAATCCGGCCAGACCAAGATGAAGTCTGCGCTCGTAGATTTCCTCATCAACGCGGGCATCAAGCTCACCTCTATTGCAAGCTACAACCATCTCGGCAACAACGATGGCAAGAACCTCTCCTCGCAGAAGCAATTTCGATCAAAGGAGATTTCCAAGTCCAATGTCGTCGACGATATGGTGGCAGCCAACAACGTGCTATACGAAAAGGACGAGCATCCAGATCACACTGTTGTCATCAAGTACATGCCTGCAGTTGGCGACAACAAGCGTGCGCTCGATGAGTACTATGCCGAGATCTTTATGGGCGGCCATCAAACAATCAGCATATTCAACGTCTGCGAGGACTCGCTGCTCGCCTCACCGCTGATCATCGACTTGGTCATACTCACAGAACTCTTCACGCGCATCCAATGGCGACACGATGGCGAGCAGGATTACAAGAGCTTCCACAGCGTCCTCAGTGTACTGAGCTACATGCTCAAGGCACCTTTGACGCCACCTGGTACACCGGTAGTCAACGCTCTCGGAAAGCAGCGAAGCGCTTTGATCAACATTCTTAAAGCATGTGTGGGTTTGGA